From Salvelinus fontinalis isolate EN_2023a unplaced genomic scaffold, ASM2944872v1 scaffold_0045, whole genome shotgun sequence:
ggtggtggtgacgcctctgtggtggtggagacccctctgtggtggtggagacgcctctatgGAGagccctctatggtggtggagacgcctctatggtggtggagacgcctctgtggtggtggagacgcctctgtggtggtggagacccctctgtggtggtggagacccctctgtggtggtggagacccctctgtggtggtggagacccctctatggtggtggagacgcctctgtggtggtggagacccctctacagtggtggagacgcctctatggtggtggagacccctctacgGTGGTGGAgaccctctatggtggtggagacccctctgtggtggtggagacgcctctgtggtggtggagacgcctctgtggtgttggagacgcctctgtggtggtggagacccctctgtggtggtggagacccctctgtggtggtggagacctctctgtggtggtggagacccctctatggtggtggagacgcctgtATGgtgtctccggtagcctctggaactgccgatccgcggccaacaaggcagagctcatctcagcctatgcgtccctccagtccctcgacttcttggcactgacggaaacatggctcaccacagataacactgctactcctactgctctctcttcgtctgcccacgtgttctcgcacaccccgagagcttctggtcagcggggtggtggcaccgggatcctcatctctcccaagtggtcattctctctttctccccttacccatctgtctatcgcctcctttgaattccatgctgtcacagttaccagccctttcaagcttaacatccttatcatttatcgccctccaggttcccttggagagttcatcaacgagcttgatgccttgataagctcctttcctgaggacggctcacctctcacagttctgggtgactttaacctccccatgtctacctttgactcattcctctctgcctccttctttccactcctctcctcttttgacctcaccctctcaccttccccccctactcacaaggcaggcaatacgcttgacctcatctttactagatgctgttcttccactaacctcattgcaactcccctccaagtctccgaccactaccttgtatccttttccctctcgctctcatccaacacttcccacactgcccctactcggatggtatcgcgccgtcccaaccttcgctctctctcccccgctactctctcctcttccatcctatcatctcttccctctgctcaaaccttctccaacctatctcctgattctgcctcctcaaccctcctctcctccctttctgcatcctttgactctctatgtcccctatcctccaggccggctcggtcctcccctcccgctccgtggctcgacgactcattgcgagctcacagaacagggctccgggcagccgagcggaaatggaggaaaactcgcctccctgcggacctggcatcctttcactccctcctctctacattttcctcttctgtctctgctgctaaagccactttctaccactctaaattccaagcatctgcctctaaccctaggaagctctttgccaccttctcctccctcctgaatcctcctccccccccccccctcctccctctctgcagacgacttcgtcaaccatttcgaaaagaaggtcgacgacatccgatcctcgtttgctaagtcaaacgacaccgctggttctgctcacactgccctaccctgtgctctgacctctttctcccctctctctccagatgaaatctcgcgtcttgtgacggccggccgcccaacaacctgcccgcttgaccctatcccctcctctcttctccagaccatttccggagaccttctcccttacctcacctcgctcatcaactcatccttgaccgctggctacgtcccttccgtcttcaagagagcgagagttgcaccccttctgaaaaaacctacactcgatccctccgatgtcaacaactacagaccagtatcccttctttcttttctctccaaaactcttgaacgtgccgtccttggccagctctcctgctatctctctcagaatgaccttcttgatccaaatcagtcaggtttcaagactagtcactcaactgagactgctcttctctgtatcacggaggcgctccgcactgctaaagctaactctctctcctctgctctcatccttctagacctatcggctgccttcgatactgtgaaccatcagatcctcctctccaccctctccgagttgggcatctccggcgcggcccacgcttggattgcgtcctacctgacaggttgctcctaccaggtggcgtggcgagaatctgtctcctcaccacgcgctctcaccactggtgtcccccagggctctgttctaggccctctcctattctcgctatacaccaagtcacttggctctgtcataacctcacatggtctctcctatcattgctatgcagacgacacacaattaatcttctcctttcccccttctgatgaccaggtggcgaatcgcatctctgcatgtctggcagacatatcagtgtggatgacggatcaccacctcaagctgaacctcggcaagacggagctgctcttcctcccggggaaggactgcccgttccatgatctcgccatcacggttgacaactccattgtgtcctcctcccagagcgctaagaaccttggcgtgatcctggacaacaccctgtcgttctcaactaacatcaaggcggtggcccgttcctgtaggttcatgctctacaacatccgcagagtacgaccctgcctcacacaggaagcggcgcaggtcctaatccaggcacttgtcatctcccgtctggattactgcaactcgctgttggctgggctccctgcctgtgccattaaacccctacaactcatccagaacgccgcagcccgtctggtgttcaaccttcccaagttctctcacgtcaccccgctcctccgctctctccactggcttccagttgaagctcgcatccgctacaagaccatggtgcttgcctacggagctgtgaggggaacggcacctcagtaccttcaggctctgatcaggccctacacccaaacaagggcactgcgttcatccacctctggcctgctcgcctccctaccactgaggaagtacagttcccgctcagcccagtcaaaactgttcgctgctctggcaccccaatggtggaacaaactccctcatgacgccaggacagcggagtcaatcaccaccttccggagacacctgaaaccccacctcttcaaggaatacctaggataggataaagcaatccttctgccccctacccccccccccccccccccccttaaaagatttagatgcactattgtaaagtggctgttccactggatgtcataaggtgaatgcaccaatttgtaagtcgctctggataagagcgtctgctaaatgacttaaatgtaaatgtaaaatgagacgcctctatggtggtggagacccctctatggtggtggagacccctctatggtggtggagaccctctatggtggtggagacccctctatggtggtggagacgcctctatggtggtggagacgcctctgtggtggtggagacccctctatggtggCGGAGAcacctctatggtggtggagacccctctatggtggtggagacccctctgtggtggtggagacccctctgtggtggtggagacccctctgtggtggtggagacccctctgtggtggtggagacgcctctgtggtggtggagacgcctctatggtggtggaggtgAAATAAGTAAACAGCAGATATATGTTTGACGCTGTGAAACTTAGTGAATAGttatgtcaaataagcttgttgactaatcaggacctgaatatgactgcacggcACGTAATAATTTATCACTTTCATAATTTTTtcacgtagttattacacactgATTACACTATCGCTCGTATTtaatatgtcacaacgattcaccGATACCTATGTGCTATGAAGCTCTGGACAGTGTTGGTcgtaaaaattaaaaaaagaagctagctagctagctgatggatgcaaacaatgtttttTTCCCAAAAGCAGAGCAAAACGAcgataatctgtttcagtagctatagttagctaactatctagctaggtgtcatcatctcaAATACCTCTAATTTagaagacagttcttatttgattaaacGTGGTCGGAGCCACCTATGTGAAGATGGCTAACCTTTATTGTGGCCGGCCACAGTAGTGGACTCTGCGGTTCGACTTCAAAAATAATAtgtaattgacagtgatgcaaatgaatacaaaatagTGGAATTATACCATCATTtaatagatcatgctaaacgatgttggaatgttatataaaaatcaacaaaagacaatttgttaatttgacaaaaatctgTTGAATTCACACTGGATGTATTAGACTTAATAATTACATGTTATTTCACAGTACAGTCTTACCAATGggttgtggatcaatgacatggggtatcacTCTACTCGGTGACACACAGAGAACATTAGCGTCGTGGCTCTTATTGCGGAAACCCAAATCtcacacttgagtaaaagtaaagattgcCTTaattagaaaatgactcaagtgaaagtgaaagtcagccagtaaaatagtacttgagtaaaagtctaaaagtatttctttttaaatatactgaagtatcaaaagtaagatggatttattttttatttttttaatcgttttttatttacagacagccagggtcacactccaacactcagacatcatttacaaacaaagcatttgtgtttattgAGTACTTCCTGATCAgacgcagtagggatgaccagggatgttctcttggtaagagtgtgaattggaccattttcctgtcctgctaagcattcagaatgtaacgagtacttttggatgtcagggaaaatgtatggagtaaaaagtacattgtttGCTTTAGGCATGTAgttaagtaaaagttgtcaaaaatataaatatcgaagtaaagtacagatacccaaataaATGACTTTAGTGGtacttttaaagtatttttacgtaagtactttacaccactgctgataccccatttcattgctccACATTACAACACTCCAACCTTGTTcaacattatctagtctaaatatggcatgattccaccaattgtaatATTCTGCGTCACTTTCAAATcggaacttttattttgaaggccagCCGCAAATTCCACCATTGTgtctaatccttattgtggctagcttcacgaCACATATCCCTGttccaagctaaagctagctagttaCTGCAGAAGTTGCTAATAACATATGTATCGAAGATATTTGCGAACATTTTTGATCCTGCTCGTTTGATCCTGATCTTATTTCAAATGCTCACACAGACGTTTTCCCATTCGGTCGAACAAATAGTTCCTCATTACCaaagcggtattgtaaacacatcggtCGTGGccggtgtgtgcttgtttttattttttattaaaccgttatttaactaggcaagttatttaaagaacaaattgttatttacaatgaccgtcTACCAAaatgcctcctgcggggacgggggctgttatttaaaaaagtattggacaaaacacacatcacgaaaagagagacctaagacagcaacacagcatggtaacaacacatgtTTGCAGAAGTATTTTTTGTAcaactttgacagtgctactgaccATAGTGTTGGAGCTTGGCTTGTACGTGCAAATTCAGCAAACACCACATTTtataatagaattgtgttatttgacgtgtaaaattaaaagcttatttgaTGAGTCAAATTGTGTTATTTAACTTGTgtgatttatttcatattttttgttagaattttttttctccattttttttccaatttaatttaaaaaaaatctatgttttcttttaAGTATTGTCCCccctcatcgctgcaactcccgtacgaactcgggagaggtgaaggacacaaaccgccaagccgcactgcttcttgacacaatgctcgctttaacccggaagccagtctcACCAATGTGTCAGGATCTGCAGTGACGCAGCAGTTAGACcgctggtagtctagtggttagaggaggcaggtagcctagtggttagaggaggaaggtagtctagtggttagaggaggaaggtagtctagtggttagaggaggcaggtagtctagtggttagaggaggcaggtagtctagtggttagaggaggcaggtagtctagtggttagaggaggcaggtagcctagtggttagaggagggcggcaggtaacctagtggttagaggaggcaggtagcctagaggttagaggaggcaggtagcctagtggttagaggaggacggcaggtaacctagtggttagaggagggcggcaggtaacctagtggttagaggaggcggcaggtaacctagtggttagaggggggaggcaggtagcctagtggttagaggaggcaggtgtcctagtggttagagggtggaggcagggtagcctagtggttagaggaggcaggtagcctagtggttagaggagggcggcaggtaacctagtggttagaggaggcggcaggtaacctagtggttagaggaggcaggtagcctagaggttagaggaggcaggtagcctagtggttagaggaggaggcaggtaacctagtggttagaggaggcggcaggtaacctagtggttagaggaggcaggtagcctagaggttagaggaggcaggtagcctagtggttagaggaggcaggtagcctagaggttagaggaggcaggtagcctagtggttagaggagacaggtagcctagtggttagaggaggcaggtagcctagtggttagaggaggcaggtagcctagtggttagaggaggcaggtagcctagaggttagaggaggcaggtagcctagtggttagaggaggcaggtagcctagtggttagaggagggcggcaggtagcctagtggtaagaggaggcaggtggcctagtggttagaggaggaggcaggtaacctagtggttagaggaggcaggtagcctagaggttagaggaggcaggtggcctagtggttagaggaggcaggtagcctagtggttagaggaggcaggtagcctagaggttagaggaggcaggtagcctagtggttagaggaggcaggtagcctagtggttagaggaggcaggtagcctagtggttagaggagggcggcaggtaacctagaggttagaggaggcaggtaacctagtggttagaggaggcaggtaacctagtggttagaggaggcaggtaacctagtggttagaggaggcaggtagcctagtggttagaggagggcggcaggtaacctagtggttaaaggttagaggaggcaggtagcagagGGAGAGGACGCGGCAGAGGGAGAGGACGCAGGCGAGGGAGAGGACGCGGCAGAGGAAGAGGACACCCGAGAGTGGAGTATATGTTTCCATGGCGTGTGTCTGCCCTAAGTCCCACCATTCACCCTTGTACCACACAGCCTGGGTCTAAAGTGACCGTTCCAGGGgttttggagttgtttttaaaagtggtaggaaCTTACATCTGTTCCAGAGGTTGAGATGGATTACAAGAAGAAAATGGGTGGGGTTGACCATCTTGACCAACTGAGGAGCTAATACAATGTTGGACGCACAGGTCGAAAATGGTGGAAGTATGTGTTTTGGGGGATACTCAACATTGCCATCAAATGCGTACATTGTGTGGGGGACCCTGCAAAGGCCCCTTCCCAGAAACCCCAGGCGCTGGTCCATGAAGCCATTCAGCTTGTCCATTCACTTTGTGACGTGGCTACAGTGGCAGGAAGACGGGAGCCAAGACTGTGGCACGTGTGGACCGGGTTGTAACTCATTTTGAAAGCAGGTGAAGTTTTGAAGGGCACAAGAGAGGCTTTGTGGTTTCTGAGTTTTCATCCTGAGTGGACGCGGGGCATAGAGTAGGAGCTGTGTTGAAACCTCCTTTGGGTGCTCTACGTGATCTGTGCCACTATGCATGATGGGACCGCGCTTCAGTGTAACAGttttaactttacgtcgtcccctcgccccgacacgggcgcgaaccagggaccctctgcacacatcaacaacagtcacccacgaagcacggtcgttacccatcgctccacaaaggccacggcccttgcagagcaaggggcaacactacttaagtctcagagcaagtgacgtaactgattgaaatgctactagcgcgtacccgctaactagctagccatttcacatccgttacacataaaACCACGGCTAGCTAGTTagaactgattgaaatgctactagcgcgtacccgctaactagctagccatttcacatccgttacacatgatGGGATCGCGCTTCCAGAAGTTCCATGACATGTTGTCGGCTTAATGCAAACACTAAAGTGTGACCGTGTGAATTATGAATTTGTCCTACAAATGTTTTATtgtctctgaacagttgttgtgttttgtatcttctctctttatctgtcgctatCTAATAGTCGTTACATTCACTGAATTGTTGTCAAAGTAGGCTACTATTTCTGAATTTTGTGTCTGGCCTGGCCTGTATTAAATCTACTATTTCTGAATGTCGTGTCAGGCCTGGTGTAAATCTTATTGAGAGAGGCTATCTACATCTTGAAATAGTCTCTGATTAGTTGTTTTTACGTTTTTACAGATGTAAGAATAATAGGGTTTCTGAATACTGTTCTCTGTTCACATTTTggataattgttttatttatatGTGAATTAATATTTGTAAGTATAGTATATTATACTTGGTACATTTTGAGTGAGTAATTTAGTCAAATGTACTACAATTTAAATACTCTAGGGTTTTTGTTGTGTTGAGTGTCTTTACAGAATAAAAGACAGAATAAGTGTTATTCCTATTGACATGAATGTGGTGTCATATTATAGAAGAGGTGTTCTTTAAAACTAAGTTAACTTGTAATTttaatttgtaatttttttttttcagcCATGTCTCAGTAATCTACATCAGCATTCTAGAATTATATTGGGGTCTAAAATAGAGGTCGATCGATTAATTGGGGCCGATTTCAagctttcataacaatcggtaatctgcatttttggacaccgattatggtcGATATATTGCACTCCGCgtggaaactgcgtggcaggctgaccacctgttacgcgagtgcagcaaggagccaaggtaagttgctagcattaaacgtatcttataaaaaacaatcaatcttcacataatcactacttaactacacatggttgatgatattactagtttatctagcttatcctgcgttgcatataatcattgcggtgcctgttaatttatcatctaatcacagcctacttcaccaaatgggtgatgatttaacGTAAACCCATtcacgaaaaaagcacaatcgttgcacgaatgtacctaaccataaacatcaatgcctttcttaaaatcaatacacagaagtatattttttaaaacctgcatatttagttaaaagaaattcatgttagcaggcaatattaaactagggaaattgtgtcacttctcttgcgttcattgcacgcagagtcaaggtatatgcaacagtttgggccgcctggctcgttgcgaactaatttgccggaattttacataattatgacataacattgaaggttgtgcaatgtaacagcaatatttagagttagggttgccacccgttcgataaaatacagaacaattcggtatttcactgaaagaataaacgttttgttttcaaaataatagtttctggatttgaccatattaatgaccaaaggctcgtatttctgtgtgtttattatattataattaagtctatgatttgatatttgatagagcagtctgactgaatggtggtaggcaccagcagactcataagcattcattcaaactttactgcgttttgccagcagctattagcaatgcttgaagcacagcgctgtttatgacttcaagcctatcaactcgtGAGATTAGGCTggaaatactaaagtgcctattagaacatccaatagtcaaaggtctatgaaatacaaatggtatagagagagaaatagtcgacgcgtcataattactataataactacaacctaaaacttcttacctgggaatattgaagaactgggaatattgaagaactgggaatattgaagaactgggaatattgaagaactgggaatattgaagaactgggaatattgaaccaccatcatatgttctgagcaaggaatttaaacgttcgctttcttacatggcacaaattgcacttttactttcttctccaacactgtttttgcatta
This genomic window contains:
- the LOC129842515 gene encoding uncharacterized protein LOC129842515, giving the protein MTDHHLKLNLGKTELLFLPGKDCPFHDLAITVDNSIVSSSQSAKNLGVILDNTLSFSTNIKAVARSCRFMLYNIRRVRPCLTQEAAQVLIQALVISRLDYCNSLLAGLPACAIKPLQLIQNAAARLVFNLPKFSHVTPLLRSLHWLPVEARIRYKTMVLAYGAVRGTAPQYLQALIRPYTQTRALRSSTSGLLASLPLRKYSSRSAQSKLFAALAPQWWNKLPHDARTAESITTFRRHLKPHLFKEYLG